A window from Leptolyngbyaceae cyanobacterium encodes these proteins:
- a CDS encoding peptidoglycan-binding domain-containing protein: MQASNQTQATLTLPILRNGSRGDDVRYLQDLLNHFGYRLVVDGIFGLRTEAAVREFQRSYNLLVDGIVGSQTWSTLLYQFHD, encoded by the coding sequence ATGCAAGCTTCCAATCAAACTCAAGCTACTCTTACTTTACCTATTCTGCGTAACGGTAGCAGAGGCGATGATGTGAGATACCTGCAAGATTTACTCAATCATTTCGGTTACCGTTTAGTAGTTGATGGCATCTTCGGACTGCGTACTGAAGCTGCCGTCCGAGAGTTCCAAAGAAGTTATAACTTATTGGTAGATGGTATTGTCGGATCGCAAACTTGGAGTACTTTGCTTTACCAATTTCACGATTAA
- a CDS encoding peptidoglycan-binding domain-containing protein: MTVSNSITTINMPVLKRNTSGEAVRFLQQILICYGYMTSDYFDSKFNQVTEDAVKAFQYSRGLNVDGIVGNNTWRALGDFCSIRFN, encoded by the coding sequence ATGACAGTTAGCAACTCAATCACCACCATCAATATGCCAGTTCTCAAACGCAATACCTCTGGTGAAGCAGTACGCTTTTTACAACAAATTCTAATTTGCTACGGCTATATGACCTCTGATTATTTTGATAGCAAATTCAATCAAGTTACGGAAGATGCCGTCAAAGCTTTCCAATACAGTCGCGGTTTAAATGTAGATGGCATTGTTGGTAACAATACTTGGCGTGCTTTGGGAGACTTTTGCTCAATTCGTTTTAATTAA
- the cax gene encoding calcium/proton exchanger, translating into MLTKENVFLALLIFIPISIAGHFLHWGSLTIFITSALAIVPLAAWMGTATEEIAVVLGPSLGGLLNATFGNATELIIGIVALNAGLVDVVKASITGSIMGNLLLVMGLSMFLGGLRYKEQEFQPVVARTNASAMNLAVIAMLMPTAVNYTSSGVDEATIQHLSDWVAIVLIVIYGLTLLFSMRTHSYLYDVGLAEMTPEELAEANLAPNDPPEHKVNVKLWSAVLLACTIMVAIESELLVGTLEEATTRLGLTALFTGVILVPIIGNAAEHATAVTVAMKNKMDLSVSVAVGSSLQIALFVAPFLVLVGWVLHKPMDLDFNPFELVAVAVAVLIANSISSDGQSNWLEGTMLLAAYTVLGIAFYFHPVIEGIG; encoded by the coding sequence ATGCTGACCAAAGAAAACGTCTTCTTAGCCTTATTAATCTTCATCCCAATTTCCATTGCGGGACACTTCCTACATTGGGGATCGCTGACAATTTTTATTACCTCAGCGTTAGCTATCGTACCTCTGGCGGCTTGGATGGGAACCGCCACTGAAGAAATCGCCGTAGTGCTTGGCCCATCATTAGGCGGTCTGCTGAATGCCACCTTTGGTAACGCTACTGAATTAATTATCGGTATAGTTGCCCTGAATGCCGGATTAGTGGACGTGGTAAAAGCCAGTATCACCGGTTCGATTATGGGTAACTTACTCTTAGTAATGGGACTTTCCATGTTTTTGGGCGGTTTGCGTTACAAAGAGCAAGAATTTCAGCCCGTAGTCGCCCGCACGAACGCTTCCGCCATGAACTTGGCTGTAATCGCCATGTTAATGCCCACAGCCGTCAACTATACTTCTAGTGGGGTAGATGAAGCAACGATCCAACATCTTTCCGATTGGGTTGCGATCGTGCTGATCGTGATTTACGGACTAACCCTGCTATTCTCTATGAGAACTCACTCTTATCTCTACGATGTAGGTTTGGCGGAAATGACGCCAGAAGAGTTAGCAGAAGCAAATCTTGCCCCCAATGACCCACCAGAACACAAAGTAAATGTAAAGTTGTGGTCGGCAGTCCTATTAGCTTGTACGATCATGGTTGCGATCGAATCGGAACTGCTAGTCGGAACCCTAGAAGAAGCCACCACCCGTTTAGGCTTAACCGCTTTGTTCACTGGGGTAATTTTGGTTCCCATCATCGGTAACGCCGCCGAACACGCCACCGCCGTCACTGTTGCGATGAAAAATAAAATGGATCTTTCCGTTTCCGTAGCAGTCGGTTCCAGCTTGCAAATTGCTTTGTTCGTCGCACCTTTTTTGGTTCTGGTTGGTTGGGTACTGCACAAACCAATGGATTTAGATTTCAATCCTTTTGAACTAGTAGCAGTTGCCGTAGCAGTCTTGATTGCTAATTCGATTAGTTCTGATGGACAATCTAATTGGCTGGAAGGCACGATGCTATTAGCAGCTTATACGGTTTTGGGCATAGCTTTCTACTTCCATCCGGTAATTGAAGGAATCGGTTAA
- a CDS encoding HNH endonuclease: protein MENRFQLLEGDDHVLSVDNTTLRLGQLREEIRQNFTKITQELLNYGRMHLHMNQYSRSMVFKGKSTIKPMSKTPRIPIPPEVRKYVFDRDKYQCQSCGKTKLETELTIDHIIPLARGGSNDISNLHTLCRTCNQKKTDKLDHRFRRRFSN from the coding sequence ATGGAAAATCGATTTCAATTATTAGAAGGAGACGATCATGTTTTGTCAGTTGACAATACTACATTAAGATTAGGTCAACTTAGAGAGGAAATCAGACAAAATTTTACGAAAATTACGCAAGAATTACTTAACTATGGCAGAATGCACTTACACATGAACCAATATTCAAGAAGTATGGTTTTTAAAGGAAAATCAACCATAAAACCAATGAGCAAAACCCCTCGGATTCCCATTCCGCCAGAAGTCAGAAAATACGTATTCGATCGCGATAAATACCAATGCCAAAGCTGTGGCAAAACTAAACTAGAAACAGAACTCACCATCGATCATATTATTCCGCTAGCGCGTGGCGGTTCCAACGATATCAGCAACTTACATACCCTTTGTCGTACCTGCAACCAAAAGAAAACAGACAAATTAGATCACCGTTTTCGCCGCCGCTTCAGCAATTAA
- a CDS encoding peptidoglycan-binding domain-containing protein, with protein MTVSSSTTTINLPVLKRNTSGEAVRFLQQILICYGYMTSDYFDSKFNQVTEDAVKAFQYNHGLLVDGVVGNNTWRALGNACSIYRNNK; from the coding sequence ATGACAGTTAGCAGTTCAACCACCACCATCAATCTGCCAGTTCTCAAGCGCAATACCTCTGGCGAAGCAGTACGCTTTTTACAACAAATTCTCATTTGCTACGGCTATATGACCTCTGATTATTTTGATTCCAAATTCAATCAAGTTACGGAAGATGCCGTAAAAGCTTTTCAATACAATCACGGTTTGCTTGTAGATGGCGTTGTTGGTAACAATACTTGGCGTGCTTTGGGTAATGCTTGCAGCATTTACCGTAATAACAAGTAA
- a CDS encoding serine/threonine-protein kinase, with product MLDVKWRSLNLAISDGSRFYFVTIVIGRSSKNNQNLTVVSYCLNPECPKPSDPLNLPNRICRHCGWEILLQGRYRVVHCLAEGGFSKTFEVLDRETPKVLKLLLDNNPKAVALFQQEARVLSYLKHPGIPKVEADGYFIISPKNTQHPLHCLVMEKIEGWNLEEWLLTNQHQPISQQQAIDWLKQITNILDLVHRQEYFHRDIKPSNIMLRPNGQLALIDFGTAREISGTYLAKVGGGKNVTGIISTGYTPLEQVNGKAVPQSDFFALGRTFVFLLTGKSPNDFPEDAHTGELLWQDNAPQISKQLADFINYLMAPFPGNRPQSTQVILQYLEDINCQITLEHSCRRLSRKKHPTRVRKSGVKTQTIMPEAYLSIPLTKTRRQKSKKLANLAQKLLVINGFALVGLFISQFNDFSPIYVNQINFQWQPRSDTKYIIPESASNNSNLRIIQSSVQPKFENRDRTRYLADSYQTLYGHLGKVNKVAFSPDGEILASASADGTIKLWNLRTGEQSRTFWENFSSVNAIAFSPDGMTIASGNTDSTVKLWDVRTGKLLHTLSGHSAWVSSVNFSPDGETIASGSYDGTVKVWNAYTGELQQSIIGHNAWIFAVTYSPDGKTIASGSFDSKIKLWNAITGKLESTLEGQSLRVRSLAFSPDGLFLVSGTGEGNIELWNLSTGKLQNILHGHDNGVSAIAFTNNGQKIASSGDSTIKLWDANTGALLENLTGHLDTVDTVAFSPDAQILASGSEDRTVKIWLMDRQLGMGNRE from the coding sequence GTGTTGGATGTAAAATGGCGATCGCTTAACTTAGCTATCAGCGACGGTAGCAGATTCTACTTTGTTACCATCGTCATAGGTCGATCGTCTAAAAACAACCAAAATTTAACTGTTGTGAGTTATTGTCTCAACCCTGAGTGTCCTAAACCTTCCGATCCCTTGAATCTTCCCAACCGGATCTGTCGCCATTGCGGTTGGGAAATCTTATTGCAAGGACGCTATCGGGTAGTGCATTGTTTGGCAGAAGGCGGTTTTAGCAAAACTTTTGAAGTTCTCGATCGGGAAACGCCAAAAGTCTTGAAATTACTGCTGGACAACAATCCCAAAGCAGTAGCCCTATTTCAACAAGAAGCACGGGTTTTAAGCTATTTAAAACACCCAGGCATTCCCAAAGTAGAAGCTGACGGTTATTTTATTATTTCACCGAAAAATACTCAACATCCCTTACACTGTTTGGTAATGGAAAAAATAGAGGGGTGGAATTTAGAAGAGTGGCTTTTAACCAACCAGCATCAACCGATTTCACAACAGCAAGCAATTGATTGGTTAAAACAGATAACTAATATTTTAGACCTAGTACATCGTCAGGAATATTTTCATCGAGATATTAAACCATCTAACATAATGCTGCGTCCTAACGGACAACTAGCATTAATTGACTTTGGGACTGCGAGGGAAATATCAGGAACTTACTTAGCAAAAGTAGGAGGCGGAAAAAACGTAACGGGAATTATTTCTACAGGTTATACTCCTTTAGAACAAGTTAACGGTAAAGCAGTACCGCAATCCGATTTCTTTGCTTTGGGGCGCACTTTCGTTTTTTTACTCACCGGAAAAAGCCCCAATGATTTCCCAGAAGATGCTCATACTGGTGAGTTATTATGGCAAGATAATGCTCCCCAAATATCAAAGCAATTAGCAGACTTTATTAATTATTTGATGGCTCCTTTTCCAGGAAATCGTCCCCAAAGTACTCAAGTTATATTACAATATTTAGAAGATATTAACTGTCAGATAACCTTAGAGCATAGTTGTCGTCGTTTATCTCGCAAAAAACACCCTACTAGAGTAAGAAAAAGCGGGGTGAAAACTCAAACAATTATGCCAGAAGCTTATTTGAGTATACCTTTAACAAAAACGAGAAGGCAAAAAAGTAAAAAACTTGCCAATTTAGCTCAAAAATTATTAGTAATTAATGGTTTTGCATTAGTAGGATTGTTTATTAGCCAATTTAATGATTTTTCACCTATTTATGTCAATCAGATAAACTTTCAGTGGCAACCGCGAAGCGACACGAAATATATTATACCGGAAAGCGCATCAAATAATAGTAATTTACGAATTATTCAATCATCTGTACAACCAAAATTTGAAAATCGCGATCGGACAAGATATTTAGCAGATTCTTATCAGACTTTGTACGGCCATTTAGGTAAAGTAAATAAGGTGGCATTTAGTCCAGATGGAGAAATTCTGGCTAGCGCTAGTGCAGATGGCACGATCAAGTTGTGGAATTTAAGGACGGGCGAACAATCAAGAACTTTTTGGGAGAATTTCAGTAGCGTAAATGCGATCGCGTTTAGTCCCGATGGAATGACTATTGCCAGTGGAAATACCGATAGTACTGTAAAATTATGGGATGTGAGAACAGGCAAGCTATTACACACTCTAAGCGGTCATTCAGCTTGGGTTTCTTCAGTGAATTTTAGCCCTGATGGAGAAACAATTGCCAGTGGCAGCTACGATGGTACTGTTAAAGTTTGGAACGCTTATACTGGTGAATTGCAGCAAAGTATTATAGGTCATAATGCTTGGATATTTGCAGTTACTTATAGCCCGGATGGAAAAACTATCGCCAGTGGAAGTTTTGATAGTAAAATTAAATTATGGAATGCCATTACTGGAAAGTTAGAATCAACCTTAGAAGGGCAATCTTTACGAGTGCGATCGCTAGCTTTTAGCCCCGATGGGCTTTTCCTCGTTAGCGGTACTGGAGAAGGCAATATAGAATTGTGGAATTTGAGTACCGGAAAGTTGCAAAATATCTTGCACGGACATGATAATGGCGTAAGCGCGATCGCATTTACTAACAACGGTCAAAAAATCGCCAGTAGCGGTGATTCAACCATCAAACTTTGGGACGCGAATACTGGTGCATTGCTAGAAAATCTCACCGGACATTTAGATACAGTCGATACAGTTGCCTTCAGTCCCGACGCGCAAATTCTGGCTAGCGGTAGCGAAGATCGTACCGTAAAAATTTGGTTGATGGATCGGCAATTGGGAATGGGAAATCGGGAATAG
- a CDS encoding DUF3536 domain-containing protein — protein MTAFADLPISTKDVDSSIAAPLTPVQQPESSIQQTTGVFVTVHGHFYQPPRENPYLDAIERQPSADPFHDWNERIHHECYRPNAFARILNDRGELVGIVNNYEYMSFNIGPTLMSWLERYDLEVYQRILEADRKSAERLNGHGNAIAQVYNHIIMPLANLRDKRTQIHWGKEDFRSRFNRDPEGMWLAETAIDRATIEVLIAEGIKFIILAPTQALRCRPMPNASANGEEANENNWFEVGGGQIDPTRPYRCFLPGKEEYIDIFFYDGPISGEMGFGEVLNSSGHFAGRIGMAIQGDHRPAQLISVATDGETFGHHKHGKEKCLAYALTKEFPQRGWTVTNFAHYLSLNTPTWEVELKPVTAWSCSHGVNRWQDDCGCGGGGGWHQKWRRPLRNALDWLRDRLIEVYQGVGFRFFRDPWLARDEYIKVIRDRTPDNVERFLTRHRSHQLNPAEQIDALRLLEMQRHSLLMYTSCGWFFEELSRPEGVQILRYAARAIELAAEVTGVQLERDFVQLLSLAPTNIDIYKNGAEVYRELVMSAQVSFKQVAAHYAITSLFSSYSQEHRIYCYTAQQLDYQLQRMGSLSLAVGQVRLVSEITWESVNLVFAVLHLGGWDFHCCIQPFSNRRAYTQVKEQLFAALEQASAAQVIMVMLRLFGDQTFSLQNLFPEERHRLTTLLSKETLNSLDQLYTQVYRDNYGVLMAFHREELPVPQELQVAAEIALTNRATIALRSLEHELTDIASGDSQLGVAQIVELEAIATEAKNMRCQLHIKKGKQTMERLILALLWHVLHDANPTTLEMDIQRIERAIDIANRLNPDLSLERAQELFCNYLHNQIVPNCIEVAATDEPGNETACRWDSMQLRVLLLRLAKKLAVDVDVLTSPVA, from the coding sequence ATGACTGCATTCGCCGATCTGCCAATTTCCACCAAAGACGTAGACTCTTCAATAGCTGCACCGTTAACACCAGTGCAACAACCAGAAAGCTCGATCCAACAGACTACGGGAGTTTTCGTTACGGTTCACGGCCATTTTTATCAGCCGCCGCGCGAAAATCCTTATCTGGATGCGATCGAACGTCAGCCTAGTGCAGATCCTTTTCATGATTGGAACGAACGCATCCATCACGAGTGCTATCGTCCCAATGCCTTTGCCAGAATTTTAAACGATCGCGGTGAATTGGTGGGGATCGTTAATAACTACGAGTACATGAGTTTTAATATCGGTCCGACTTTGATGTCGTGGCTGGAGCGTTATGACTTAGAAGTATATCAGCGGATTTTGGAAGCCGATCGCAAAAGTGCCGAAAGATTGAACGGTCATGGAAATGCGATCGCGCAAGTATACAATCACATCATCATGCCACTGGCGAACTTGCGCGACAAACGCACTCAAATTCACTGGGGTAAAGAAGATTTCCGATCCCGCTTCAATCGCGATCCCGAAGGAATGTGGTTGGCAGAAACCGCCATCGACCGTGCCACTATAGAAGTGCTAATTGCAGAGGGCATTAAATTTATTATCCTCGCTCCTACCCAAGCTTTGCGCTGCCGTCCCATGCCAAATGCCAGCGCCAATGGAGAAGAAGCAAACGAAAATAACTGGTTTGAAGTGGGTGGCGGACAAATCGATCCTACCCGTCCCTATCGCTGTTTCTTACCAGGAAAAGAGGAATACATCGATATCTTTTTCTACGATGGCCCGATTTCGGGAGAAATGGGCTTTGGCGAAGTGCTCAATAGTTCCGGTCACTTTGCGGGACGGATTGGGATGGCAATTCAAGGGGATCACCGTCCGGCGCAGCTAATTTCTGTGGCAACTGATGGAGAAACTTTCGGTCATCACAAACACGGCAAAGAAAAATGTCTCGCCTATGCTTTGACTAAAGAGTTTCCCCAGCGCGGGTGGACGGTAACGAACTTTGCTCATTATCTGAGTTTGAATACACCAACTTGGGAAGTAGAATTAAAGCCAGTGACGGCTTGGAGTTGCTCCCACGGAGTCAATCGCTGGCAAGATGATTGCGGTTGCGGTGGTGGTGGCGGTTGGCATCAGAAATGGCGTCGTCCGTTGCGGAATGCCCTAGATTGGTTGCGCGATCGCTTAATCGAGGTTTATCAAGGTGTTGGTTTCCGATTTTTCCGCGATCCCTGGTTAGCTCGTGACGAGTATATCAAGGTAATTCGCGATCGCACTCCTGACAATGTAGAACGTTTCCTGACTCGTCATCGTTCTCACCAACTCAATCCAGCAGAACAAATCGACGCTTTGCGCTTGTTGGAAATGCAGCGTCACTCCTTGCTGATGTACACCAGTTGCGGTTGGTTCTTTGAAGAATTATCTCGTCCGGAAGGCGTGCAAATTCTCCGCTATGCTGCTCGCGCGATCGAACTTGCCGCAGAAGTAACGGGAGTACAATTAGAAAGAGATTTCGTTCAACTGCTTTCCCTCGCCCCCACCAACATCGATATTTATAAAAATGGGGCAGAAGTTTATCGGGAATTGGTAATGTCTGCCCAGGTAAGCTTTAAGCAAGTGGCAGCCCATTACGCGATTACTTCTCTGTTTAGTTCTTACTCCCAAGAACATCGTATTTATTGTTACACCGCCCAACAACTAGATTATCAGTTGCAGCGCATGGGTTCCCTTTCTTTGGCAGTGGGACAAGTGCGATTGGTATCGGAAATTACTTGGGAAAGCGTGAATTTAGTGTTTGCGGTTCTCCATTTAGGCGGTTGGGATTTCCATTGCTGCATTCAACCTTTCTCGAATCGTCGTGCTTACACTCAGGTGAAAGAACAACTATTTGCAGCACTCGAACAAGCCAGCGCCGCCCAAGTAATTATGGTGATGTTGCGACTGTTTGGGGATCAAACTTTCAGCTTGCAGAATTTATTCCCTGAAGAACGCCATCGACTGACAACGCTGTTGAGTAAGGAAACTCTCAATAGCCTGGATCAGTTATATACTCAGGTGTATCGGGATAATTACGGCGTGCTGATGGCATTCCATCGGGAAGAATTGCCAGTACCGCAAGAGTTACAGGTAGCCGCCGAGATTGCGTTGACTAATCGGGCGACGATTGCTTTGCGATCGTTAGAACATGAGTTGACGGATATCGCATCGGGAGATTCTCAACTCGGTGTAGCGCAAATAGTAGAATTGGAAGCGATCGCCACCGAAGCGAAAAATATGCGCTGTCAGTTGCATATTAAAAAAGGTAAGCAAACAATGGAGCGGTTGATTTTAGCACTGCTCTGGCACGTCCTCCATGATGCTAACCCAACTACCTTGGAAATGGATATCCAACGGATCGAACGCGCGATCGATATCGCTAATCGCCTCAATCCCGATTTATCCTTAGAGCGGGCGCAAGAACTATTTTGCAATTACTTGCATAACCAAATTGTGCCAAACTGTATTGAAGTTGCCGCAACCGATGAGCCTGGGAACGAAACTGCTTGTCGCTGGGATTCCATGCAACTCCGCGTACTACTGCTACGTTTAGCGAAAAAACTAGCAGTTGATGTGGATGTTTTGACTAGTCCAGTGGCATAG
- a CDS encoding DUF3226 domain-containing protein, producing the protein MAEVHPCVLLVEGKEDLRVIPELMEANGINWGRRKNPIVYIRDYDGYQKLADSDVITTELQASGLSALGILIDADDNPDGRWQSIRDACLKSIPDIPESLPENGLIHIAPNKVKFGIWMMPDNKMRGMLETFLTYMIPHNNELIWQFAQEVVKQAKNKGAVFTDTHFDKANIYTWLAWQNPPGRQLHQAIMQHILNPKHPNSQNFVNWFKSLYDL; encoded by the coding sequence ATGGCTGAAGTGCATCCTTGCGTACTTTTAGTGGAAGGAAAAGAAGACCTCCGCGTTATACCAGAACTAATGGAAGCGAATGGTATTAATTGGGGAAGGAGAAAGAATCCAATTGTGTATATCCGCGATTATGACGGCTATCAAAAATTAGCTGACTCAGATGTTATTACAACTGAATTGCAAGCTTCTGGGTTATCTGCTTTGGGAATTTTGATTGATGCTGATGATAATCCAGATGGCAGATGGCAAAGCATTAGGGATGCTTGCTTGAAGAGTATTCCCGATATTCCAGAAAGTTTACCAGAAAATGGTTTAATTCATATTGCGCCTAATAAGGTTAAGTTTGGCATTTGGATGATGCCAGATAATAAAATGCGCGGGATGCTAGAAACTTTTCTGACATATATGATTCCTCATAATAATGAATTGATTTGGCAATTCGCTCAAGAAGTAGTTAAACAAGCAAAAAATAAAGGAGCAGTGTTTACAGATACTCATTTTGATAAAGCAAATATATACACTTGGTTAGCGTGGCAAAATCCCCCAGGACGCCAACTACATCAGGCAATTATGCAGCATATTCTAAATCCAAAACATCCAAATTCCCAAAACTTCGTCAATTGGTTTAAGAGTTTATACGATTTATAG
- a CDS encoding KGK domain-containing protein, with amino-acid sequence MEFNSYLQKCGNDDVIQFKNNIYKLGQVKTSIEYSFINKDVIPSVFSSYLSQNKVFMEIPDVKLMFEQGLDAEILRIGAKGWEKGKLKIKVTLEFEPDETEIKQPESPLDDLRQILNQNNQ; translated from the coding sequence ATGGAATTTAACTCCTATCTGCAAAAATGTGGCAATGATGATGTTATTCAATTTAAGAATAACATTTATAAGCTGGGTCAAGTCAAAACTTCAATCGAGTATTCTTTCATCAACAAAGACGTAATACCATCTGTATTTAGTTCTTATTTAAGCCAAAATAAAGTATTCATGGAAATTCCTGACGTAAAATTAATGTTTGAGCAAGGGTTAGATGCTGAAATTCTAAGAATTGGTGCAAAGGGTTGGGAAAAAGGCAAATTGAAAATAAAAGTAACTCTTGAATTCGAGCCTGATGAAACAGAAATCAAACAACCAGAATCGCCACTTGACGATCTTCGACAAATACTCAATCAAAATAACCAATGA
- a CDS encoding AAA family ATPase, giving the protein MLKSLKIENFRCFQFFELPQLGRVNLLVGTNNSGKTSILEAIQLLASRGKLSALSELMINRGEYFLSEKVREGRELDIRHLFYGHEINVDSKFSIFGCNSNQNVSIEISVQKSSQTTLFSQEGEFVLAIKFLSNSKEQESDTLLPLSYNKGIPINYTQSFSNDLKKLEIKTEFVTSSSLTTEKMVELFDRVVLQPEEYLITEALQTIEPKIERIASVSSERYIYSGSRSGFVVRLADSSQRIPIGSMGDGIWRMLGLALAIVNAKDGILLVDEIDSGLHFSTMSDMWKMIWETAKKLNVQVFATTHSSDCWKSLDAIANSEKPSEDGITIQRIERDKSSSVVFNERQIAIAAERGIEVR; this is encoded by the coding sequence ATGTTGAAGTCATTAAAAATCGAAAATTTCCGCTGTTTCCAGTTTTTCGAGCTTCCACAGCTTGGCAGAGTTAACTTGCTTGTTGGTACTAATAATAGCGGCAAAACATCGATTTTAGAAGCAATTCAACTTCTTGCTTCGCGGGGTAAACTTAGCGCATTAAGCGAGTTAATGATAAATAGAGGGGAATATTTTTTAAGTGAGAAGGTTAGAGAAGGTCGTGAACTTGATATTCGTCACCTTTTTTATGGTCACGAAATTAATGTAGATAGTAAATTTTCAATATTCGGTTGTAATAGTAATCAGAATGTATCTATTGAAATTTCCGTACAAAAAAGCTCTCAAACCACATTATTTAGTCAAGAAGGAGAATTTGTATTGGCTATTAAGTTTTTATCTAATTCTAAAGAACAAGAATCTGATACGTTATTACCATTATCTTATAACAAAGGTATTCCTATAAACTACACTCAGAGCTTTAGTAACGATCTTAAAAAACTAGAAATTAAAACAGAATTTGTTACATCATCATCTCTGACAACTGAAAAAATGGTTGAATTGTTCGATCGAGTGGTTTTACAACCAGAAGAGTACCTTATTACAGAAGCATTACAAACTATAGAACCAAAAATAGAGCGTATTGCATCAGTCAGTTCTGAAAGATATATATATTCGGGTTCGCGTAGCGGTTTTGTCGTGCGTCTTGCTGATAGTAGCCAGCGGATACCAATTGGTAGTATGGGAGATGGTATATGGCGAATGTTAGGGCTTGCATTAGCTATTGTTAATGCCAAAGATGGAATTTTATTAGTAGATGAAATTGATTCTGGGCTTCACTTTAGTACAATGTCTGATATGTGGAAAATGATTTGGGAAACAGCTAAGAAGTTGAACGTGCAAGTTTTCGCCACAACTCACAGCAGTGATTGTTGGAAAAGTTTAGATGCAATTGCTAACTCGGAAAAACCAAGCGAAGATGGAATTACCATTCAAAGAATAGAACGGGATAAATCAAGTAGCGTTGTTTTTAACGAACGCCAAATTGCGATCGCTGCCGAACGGGGAATAGAGGTACGTTAG
- a CDS encoding aldo/keto reductase — MQTNQKLSLPTMGCGTWAWGNRLLWGYDESMDDELQAVFNLCVSNGVTLFDTGDSYGTGKLNGQSEKLLGKFTREYQGFNQENICIATKLAAYPWRLTRQSMVSAGKASAQRLGKNVDLVQMHWSTANYAPWQEWALLDGLADLYERGMVKGVGLSNYGPKRLKQVHRKFSERGIPIVTLQVQYSLLSTYPVTQLGLKEVCDELGIKLIAYSPLALGILTGKYSEKGSFPKGIRSFLFRQLLPGSQPLLGCLAEIAKSRNKTMSQIAINWCISKGTIPIPGAKSIKQAQENIGALGWQLDSNEVAELDRIAASLDKKMVQNIFQTT, encoded by the coding sequence ATGCAAACTAACCAAAAACTCTCTCTCCCAACAATGGGGTGCGGTACTTGGGCGTGGGGCAACCGCCTGCTGTGGGGTTACGATGAAAGCATGGATGACGAATTACAAGCCGTGTTTAACCTTTGTGTCAGCAACGGCGTCACCTTATTCGATACGGGAGATTCTTACGGAACTGGTAAATTAAATGGCCAAAGCGAAAAACTTTTGGGGAAATTTACTAGAGAATATCAAGGCTTTAACCAAGAAAATATTTGCATTGCTACTAAACTGGCGGCTTATCCTTGGCGATTGACCAGACAATCGATGGTATCGGCTGGAAAGGCGTCTGCCCAGCGTTTGGGCAAAAATGTCGATTTGGTGCAAATGCACTGGTCTACAGCCAATTATGCCCCCTGGCAGGAGTGGGCGCTTTTGGATGGTTTGGCTGACCTTTACGAACGAGGAATGGTGAAGGGAGTAGGTTTATCGAATTATGGCCCGAAACGACTCAAACAAGTACATCGAAAGTTTAGTGAAAGAGGAATTCCCATTGTTACTTTGCAAGTTCAATATTCGCTGTTATCGACTTATCCAGTTACTCAATTAGGACTCAAAGAAGTTTGTGATGAATTGGGGATAAAATTGATTGCTTACAGCCCTTTGGCATTGGGAATATTAACGGGTAAATATTCCGAAAAAGGGTCATTTCCTAAAGGTATTCGCAGTTTTTTATTTAGACAGTTATTGCCGGGAAGTCAGCCACTTTTAGGATGTTTGGCAGAAATTGCCAAATCGAGAAACAAAACAATGTCTCAAATTGCAATCAATTGGTGTATCTCGAAAGGAACGATCCCCATTCCAGGGGCAAAAAGTATCAAACAAGCGCAAGAAAATATCGGTGCTTTAGGTTGGCAATTAGACTCGAACGAGGTGGCAGAACTCGATCGCATAGCTGCCAGTTTAGATAAAAAAATGGTGCAAAATATCTTCCAGACTACATAA